From a region of the uncultured Fibrobacter sp. genome:
- a CDS encoding fibro-slime domain-containing protein — MKSMFKTILSTMLLALAGQSAFALDGRVCAEGTIYLNAPASWTEAYAFAGGTFVPFEKQADGWWTVSSSQVGMGPDDSFIITSAKNDFCQKPGITSLEWDQGQCSYQATIPCSKTGDLYVFENPTNPGKTVYSENPPNAKHFFVMIPPDYEEWMSAVPMISIDGGQTGKPMTAVDDMCGWYSYVFFNEEITDNVVLFRDSDLEREDMIGMNGNWEMSASAQPIALNMLFSLGSDSVFFVPDQEQKTNNDGLYYSRAEVDGIEGSCSYSLAAIIYDTDASLHPAFSCWSMGGEGCQGISGTAAQGVDKKIAVNAINDCIGVISGIVADELDETVPQSQRKPKMGRNGKKCFIDEKYFNQLFNYTKGVNEKSCFDMPFKRAKDGKWEFDSDYYTSPGLTVQGGFYPVETSTDLSILSADPNQTPVPAARTRRAAEGPVFYGPALRAEDPIEGVPVIDVLCNGPGWDRGMNCEGLFADGESTSSAIISHLNLGVSACVLGWSCSYDAPKGWAFFVDGTETRTTSEMGYPRWTSKENAAGTGGRNQHFCFESHAKFTHKPGLRFSFRGDDDIWVYVDNKLAVDLGGTHLAAPGYVNLDNFKGKSGALVVGNQYDLDIFFCDRRTTMSNVRIKTNMYIQQKTAIQVKTTKDKQNPAEVSYDVCYTKSGDGSCAAAMTGDQMGETYCGDQITNAAMNISYTLVYGNKLTSEPVPGFENVSTPGVYKCGIDLTSLTAPKVDKEKVCLAGGRYTLFMNIDGKSQKMATFRVSGDVDVVYADGVAKDTNGVDIPGGKYNLQTSAIAGQFVPIYVSSITPAEGNTNGVEIFPQDAIGVEYTLTYDKALSLWYESVTPDGTIRTKLASGEKRVIGPAGIDTLYATVNMDDMTAPIQTFKVGVAGRENAVSISFYLPQIAFIESIPEEGASAMVVRGQTPNADGSYEELWAGSVYDLHLAVLKPNDDGSYSLCLTECNGLKIHKGSMTSPKIDFIPEETEFNNGYATISVRSLTKYRWDMDPAIHNPATIVAEYNDYVQAVYSPMYFRDPPVPFPVLADVFDVKGATPAQELMIPEPYFSMSQEYLDGIGDSVAIYYDRPIHRDSLPTKVCVMWDSTTAEHHNPYTEGFSNIPKDTAIDCNALLNVDANSVDCSSKEANGYCSNVITIGGLKLSEKVKTSGVGIVRAYSVFEDKGKNVKQGFVAALTDRIAPVPLRAELHSLKDGNQADYDSLVVVMSEPVKLVATSDKKSALDYYLNSATDQSETKRFASVLEKTAVVVKAATEPVLSVIPATGEGRIKYIYLRSSSSPHIGDYVRLAGDLANVFWTDADTAHYSQSSKESLRTAIDEVYNWNSPTGYNETKRLPSMWVSIVGGNPEAFENDPDYEYAKPSFRVRMTGPFQFTIVMDESVTSIQRNFAVMDLQGRIVQQGVINSTETTVPVLSSGTYVVKVGLGMRRINVR; from the coding sequence ATGAAGTCAATGTTTAAGACGATTCTTTCAACTATGCTCCTGGCGCTTGCTGGGCAGAGCGCATTTGCTTTGGATGGTCGGGTTTGCGCCGAAGGAACCATTTACCTGAATGCCCCGGCATCTTGGACGGAAGCTTATGCTTTTGCTGGCGGCACATTTGTTCCTTTTGAAAAACAAGCTGATGGCTGGTGGACCGTTTCTTCTTCCCAAGTTGGTATGGGACCGGATGACTCGTTCATAATTACCTCGGCAAAAAATGACTTCTGTCAGAAGCCAGGCATCACAAGCTTGGAATGGGACCAGGGGCAATGTTCCTATCAGGCTACGATTCCTTGTAGCAAGACGGGTGACCTTTATGTTTTTGAAAATCCGACGAATCCGGGAAAGACCGTGTATAGCGAAAATCCGCCTAATGCAAAGCATTTCTTTGTGATGATTCCGCCGGATTATGAAGAATGGATGTCTGCTGTGCCGATGATTAGTATAGATGGTGGTCAGACGGGTAAGCCCATGACTGCTGTAGATGACATGTGCGGTTGGTATTCTTATGTATTCTTTAATGAAGAAATCACAGATAATGTGGTACTTTTCCGTGACAGCGATCTTGAACGTGAAGATATGATTGGCATGAATGGTAACTGGGAAATGAGTGCCTCTGCACAGCCGATCGCTTTGAACATGCTTTTTTCTTTAGGGTCAGATTCGGTCTTCTTTGTTCCTGATCAAGAACAGAAAACCAATAACGATGGCCTCTATTATAGCAGGGCCGAAGTTGATGGTATCGAAGGTAGTTGCTCTTATTCCTTGGCGGCCATTATTTATGACACAGATGCCAGTCTGCATCCGGCATTTTCTTGCTGGTCTATGGGGGGTGAAGGCTGTCAGGGCATTTCTGGTACGGCTGCTCAGGGTGTTGATAAGAAAATTGCTGTTAACGCTATTAACGACTGTATTGGTGTGATTTCGGGTATTGTGGCTGATGAACTTGATGAAACTGTTCCACAGTCCCAAAGAAAGCCGAAGATGGGCAGGAACGGTAAGAAATGCTTTATTGATGAAAAGTATTTTAACCAGTTGTTCAACTATACCAAGGGCGTGAATGAAAAGAGCTGCTTCGATATGCCGTTCAAGCGCGCCAAGGATGGCAAGTGGGAATTCGATTCCGACTATTATACCAGCCCGGGACTTACCGTACAGGGTGGTTTCTACCCGGTAGAAACTTCCACCGATTTGTCTATTCTTTCTGCTGATCCGAATCAGACTCCCGTTCCTGCTGCCCGTACCAGGCGTGCGGCAGAAGGCCCGGTGTTCTATGGTCCGGCTCTCCGTGCTGAAGATCCTATTGAAGGTGTTCCTGTAATTGATGTTTTGTGCAACGGTCCCGGTTGGGACAGGGGCATGAATTGCGAAGGTCTCTTTGCCGATGGTGAATCCACATCTTCTGCAATCATATCTCATCTTAATCTTGGTGTAAGTGCATGTGTACTTGGCTGGAGTTGTTCTTATGATGCTCCGAAGGGTTGGGCATTCTTTGTTGATGGAACTGAAACAAGGACTACTAGTGAAATGGGGTATCCTCGCTGGACGTCAAAGGAAAATGCTGCCGGTACCGGTGGTCGTAACCAGCATTTCTGCTTCGAATCTCATGCCAAGTTTACTCATAAGCCAGGGCTGAGATTTAGCTTCCGTGGTGACGATGATATTTGGGTCTATGTTGACAACAAACTTGCCGTGGACCTTGGTGGTACTCATTTGGCCGCCCCGGGTTATGTGAACCTTGACAATTTCAAGGGAAAGAGTGGAGCCCTTGTGGTTGGAAACCAGTATGACCTCGATATTTTCTTCTGTGACCGTCGCACCACAATGAGTAACGTGCGTATCAAGACGAACATGTACATCCAGCAGAAGACCGCTATTCAGGTGAAAACGACAAAGGATAAACAGAATCCGGCTGAAGTGTCTTATGATGTTTGCTACACCAAGTCGGGCGATGGCTCTTGCGCTGCGGCTATGACGGGAGACCAGATGGGAGAAACTTATTGCGGTGACCAAATTACGAATGCCGCTATGAATATTTCTTATACTCTTGTCTATGGAAACAAGCTTACTTCTGAACCGGTGCCTGGTTTTGAAAATGTCTCTACTCCGGGCGTGTACAAGTGCGGTATTGATTTGACTTCTTTGACTGCTCCGAAGGTGGATAAAGAAAAGGTGTGCTTGGCTGGTGGCCGCTATACACTGTTCATGAATATCGATGGCAAGTCCCAGAAAATGGCAACCTTCCGTGTGAGTGGCGATGTAGATGTTGTTTATGCAGATGGTGTGGCTAAGGATACGAATGGTGTTGACATTCCGGGAGGTAAGTACAATTTGCAGACTTCCGCTATAGCTGGCCAATTTGTTCCTATCTATGTATCTTCTATCACTCCAGCCGAAGGCAATACGAATGGCGTTGAAATCTTCCCGCAGGATGCTATCGGTGTGGAATACACGCTTACATACGACAAGGCACTGAGTCTTTGGTATGAGTCCGTGACGCCCGATGGTACGATTCGTACAAAGCTTGCCTCAGGTGAAAAACGTGTTATTGGACCCGCTGGTATTGATACGCTCTATGCGACTGTCAACATGGACGACATGACTGCTCCTATCCAGACATTCAAGGTGGGGGTGGCTGGCCGTGAAAATGCCGTGTCGATTAGCTTCTATCTGCCGCAGATTGCCTTTATTGAATCTATCCCGGAAGAAGGTGCCAGCGCCATGGTTGTTAGGGGCCAGACTCCGAATGCTGATGGCTCTTACGAAGAACTCTGGGCCGGTTCTGTGTATGATTTACACCTTGCCGTGTTGAAACCCAATGATGACGGTTCTTACAGCCTCTGCTTGACGGAATGTAACGGCCTCAAGATTCATAAGGGATCGATGACTTCTCCGAAGATTGACTTTATCCCTGAAGAAACAGAATTTAACAACGGTTACGCGACGATTTCTGTGCGCTCGCTGACCAAGTACCGCTGGGATATGGATCCTGCTATTCACAATCCTGCAACGATTGTTGCGGAATACAATGATTATGTGCAGGCCGTTTATAGCCCGATGTATTTCCGCGATCCGCCGGTACCATTCCCGGTTTTGGCAGATGTGTTTGACGTGAAGGGTGCAACGCCCGCACAAGAGCTGATGATTCCTGAACCGTACTTCAGCATGTCTCAGGAATACTTGGATGGTATCGGTGATTCGGTTGCGATTTACTATGATCGTCCGATTCATAGGGATTCCTTGCCGACAAAGGTTTGCGTGATGTGGGATTCGACTACGGCAGAACACCATAATCCGTATACGGAAGGATTCTCGAATATTCCGAAGGATACGGCGATAGATTGTAACGCTTTGTTGAATGTGGATGCTAATAGTGTGGACTGTTCTTCAAAAGAAGCAAATGGCTACTGCTCCAATGTTATCACCATAGGTGGTCTCAAGCTGTCTGAAAAAGTGAAAACATCTGGTGTTGGCATTGTGCGTGCATATTCTGTATTTGAAGATAAGGGTAAGAACGTGAAGCAGGGATTTGTGGCTGCACTTACAGACCGCATTGCTCCTGTGCCGCTACGTGCAGAATTGCATTCTTTGAAGGATGGAAACCAGGCGGATTATGATAGCCTTGTTGTGGTTATGTCTGAACCTGTCAAGCTTGTGGCTACCTCCGATAAGAAGAGCGCTTTGGATTATTATTTGAACTCTGCAACTGACCAGTCCGAAACAAAACGATTCGCCTCTGTTTTGGAGAAAACCGCTGTGGTGGTAAAGGCTGCAACTGAACCGGTACTTAGTGTGATCCCGGCAACAGGTGAAGGCCGTATCAAGTATATTTACTTGCGTAGCAGTTCTTCTCCGCATATTGGCGACTATGTCCGCCTTGCCGGAGACCTTGCAAACGTATTCTGGACTGATGCCGATACGGCGCATTATTCGCAGTCGTCTAAGGAATCTCTGCGTACCGCAATTGACGAGGTCTACAACTGGAATTCTCCTACAGGTTATAACGAAACAAAACGTCTCCCGTCTATGTGGGTGTCTATTGTTGGCGGTAATCCTGAAGCATTTGAAAATGATCCTGATTATGAATACGCAAAGCCTTCCTTCCGCGTGAGAATGACTGGTCCGTTCCAGTTTACCATTGTGATGGATGAATCGGTTACGTCGATCCAGAGAAACTTTGCCGTGATGGATCTGCAGGGCCGAATTGTGCAACAAGGTGTAATCAATTCTACGGAGACCACTGTACCGGTGTTGTCGTCCGGCACCTATGTGGTAAAAGTTGGCTTGGGAATGCGCCGAATCAACGTTCGTTAG
- a CDS encoding Na/Pi cotransporter family protein, whose translation MALKMLGCLALLMFGMKSMSEALQKMAGPQLRHVLGTMTTNRFTGMLTGMFVTASVQSSTATTLMTVSFVNAGLLTLMQAISIILGAHIGTTVTAWIMSLGFSFNIANFVYPAFFIGIILVYLNKKRVLGEFLFGVGFLFLGLTTLKETGFAVVQDPGASASISSFFARFSDPNFFNSLFFLVMGTVLTLCVQSSAAIMAITMILCSTGVLHIDQGIMLVLGENIGTTITANIVALSANTQARRAALAHFTINVIGVIWVIIVLKWFLAAVCNVVGFDLSIHMGEPGYEKNLAKISVVLATFHSAFNVSNTFIQIWFIKYIEKFVCRVIKPKKSDEEEDSRLHFISSGLMGTPELSLLEARKEISLFATRTRKMFNFVPNLLEMKEENDFVKLFARIEKYEGISDNMEIEIAKYLNQVSEGRLSPESKTTIQAMLREISEIESIGDSCYNMARAINRKFRSKEDFTAEQYEHIKHIMGLCDKALEHMIAVLDDSQQVDANRTLNLENEINDYRKLLKEKNVADIENQKYSYQMGVHYMDVVNDCEKLGDYVVNVVEAHANKKFST comes from the coding sequence ATGGCGTTAAAAATGTTAGGGTGCCTAGCCCTGCTCATGTTCGGTATGAAGTCCATGAGCGAGGCTTTGCAAAAAATGGCCGGTCCGCAGCTCAGACATGTGCTCGGAACCATGACCACGAACCGTTTCACGGGGATGCTCACCGGCATGTTCGTTACAGCCTCAGTACAAAGTTCGACCGCCACCACGTTGATGACGGTCTCTTTTGTTAATGCGGGGCTCCTTACGCTCATGCAGGCCATCTCGATTATCCTCGGCGCCCACATCGGTACGACGGTAACGGCATGGATTATGAGCCTCGGGTTCTCGTTCAACATCGCGAACTTCGTCTACCCGGCGTTCTTCATCGGTATCATTCTCGTGTACCTGAACAAGAAGCGCGTGCTAGGCGAGTTCCTGTTCGGTGTCGGTTTCCTCTTCCTCGGTCTTACGACCCTCAAGGAAACTGGTTTCGCGGTAGTACAGGATCCGGGTGCGAGCGCTTCCATCAGTTCGTTCTTTGCCCGCTTCAGCGACCCGAACTTCTTCAACTCGCTGTTCTTCCTCGTGATGGGTACGGTGCTTACCCTGTGCGTGCAGTCTTCTGCCGCCATCATGGCCATCACGATGATCCTCTGCTCCACCGGCGTGCTCCATATTGACCAGGGCATCATGCTCGTGCTTGGCGAAAACATCGGTACGACGATTACCGCGAACATCGTGGCGCTTTCCGCCAATACGCAGGCTCGCCGCGCGGCCCTTGCTCACTTTACGATTAACGTGATAGGCGTTATCTGGGTAATCATCGTGCTCAAGTGGTTCCTCGCTGCCGTCTGTAACGTGGTTGGCTTCGACCTCTCCATCCACATGGGCGAACCGGGTTACGAAAAGAACCTTGCGAAGATTTCCGTGGTGCTCGCCACGTTCCACTCGGCGTTCAACGTCTCGAACACATTCATCCAGATTTGGTTCATCAAGTACATCGAAAAATTTGTTTGCAGGGTCATTAAGCCCAAGAAATCCGATGAAGAGGAAGATTCCCGCCTGCACTTCATTAGCTCAGGCCTGATGGGCACTCCGGAACTCTCGCTCCTTGAGGCCCGCAAGGAAATCAGCCTGTTTGCGACCCGCACTCGCAAGATGTTCAACTTCGTACCGAACCTGCTCGAAATGAAGGAAGAGAACGACTTCGTGAAGTTGTTCGCCCGCATCGAGAAGTACGAAGGCATCAGCGACAACATGGAAATAGAGATTGCGAAGTACCTGAACCAGGTGAGCGAAGGCCGCCTGAGCCCGGAGAGCAAGACGACCATTCAGGCAATGCTCAGGGAAATTTCCGAAATCGAAAGCATTGGCGATTCCTGTTACAACATGGCGCGCGCCATCAACCGCAAGTTCCGCAGCAAGGAAGATTTTACCGCGGAGCAGTACGAGCATATCAAGCATATCATGGGCCTGTGCGACAAGGCGCTCGAGCATATGATAGCTGTTCTCGACGATAGCCAGCAGGTGGATGCGAACCGTACGCTGAACCTGGAAAACGAGATTAACGATTACCGCAAGCTCCTCAAGGAAAAGAACGTCGCGGATATCGAGAACCAGAAGTACAGCTACCAGATGGGCGTCCATTACATGGACGTGGTGAACGATTGCGAAAAACTGGGCGACTACGTGGTGAATGTGGTAGAGGCGCATGCCAACAAGAAGTTCTCCACCTAG
- a CDS encoding response regulator transcription factor — MIYIVEDNSEIREMEAYALKSSGFEVGAFDCGKNLDEAVKARVPDLFVLDIMLPGEDGLSILRRLRTQESTCNVPVIMLTAKSSELDKVKGLDLGADDYIAKPFGVLEFISRVKALLRRSGMVNVEADEPKIISLGDVSLDEAKRTVTAGGENVELTYKEYELLKLLVSHPGLVYSRQQLLEKIWGIDFKMDTRTVDMHVKTLRQKLGERGAIIQTVRNVGYKAQ; from the coding sequence ATGATTTACATTGTTGAAGACAATTCCGAAATCCGCGAAATGGAAGCTTACGCTCTCAAGAGTAGCGGTTTCGAAGTCGGAGCCTTCGATTGCGGGAAAAACCTTGACGAGGCTGTCAAGGCCCGCGTGCCTGACTTGTTTGTCCTCGACATCATGCTGCCGGGCGAAGACGGCCTTAGCATCCTGAGACGTCTCCGTACGCAGGAATCCACGTGCAATGTTCCCGTCATCATGCTTACCGCGAAGAGTTCCGAACTGGACAAGGTCAAGGGGCTCGATCTGGGGGCCGACGACTATATCGCAAAGCCGTTCGGTGTCCTGGAATTCATTTCGCGTGTCAAGGCGTTGCTCCGTCGTTCGGGCATGGTGAATGTCGAAGCGGATGAACCGAAAATTATTTCGCTCGGGGATGTCTCGCTCGACGAGGCCAAGCGCACCGTCACGGCGGGCGGCGAGAATGTGGAACTCACCTACAAGGAATACGAACTCCTGAAGCTTCTCGTGTCGCATCCGGGGCTCGTCTATTCCAGGCAGCAGCTTCTGGAAAAAATCTGGGGCATCGATTTCAAGATGGATACGCGGACGGTCGATATGCACGTCAAGACGCTCCGACAAAAACTGGGCGAGCGAGGTGCGATTATCCAGACGGTCCGAAACGTAGGGTACAAGGCACAATGA
- the ispF gene encoding 2-C-methyl-D-erythritol 2,4-cyclodiphosphate synthase: MDKIYRSGIGFDVHKLVEGRKCIIGGVDIPYEKGLLGHSDADVLLHAISDALLGAAGLGDIGTYFPDTDPAFKGADSLELLRKVGEEVRKAGYEIINIDSIVMCERPKVNPHKDQMKANIARVLGLDIKQIGIKGTTTEKLGFTGRGEGIASQAVAMVRSL; encoded by the coding sequence ATGGATAAGATTTATCGTTCGGGCATCGGTTTTGATGTTCACAAGTTGGTCGAAGGCCGCAAGTGCATTATTGGCGGCGTGGATATTCCTTACGAAAAGGGCTTGCTCGGTCACAGCGATGCCGACGTCTTGCTGCATGCCATTAGCGATGCCTTGCTGGGCGCTGCTGGCCTCGGCGATATCGGTACGTATTTCCCGGATACAGACCCGGCGTTCAAGGGTGCTGACAGTTTGGAACTTTTGCGCAAGGTGGGCGAAGAAGTCCGTAAGGCCGGTTACGAAATCATCAATATCGATAGCATTGTGATGTGCGAACGTCCGAAGGTGAACCCGCATAAGGACCAAATGAAGGCGAATATTGCCCGTGTGCTCGGCCTGGATATCAAGCAGATCGGTATCAAGGGTACTACCACCGAAAAGCTCGGTTTTACGGGCCGTGGTGAAGGTATTGCCAGCCAGGCTGTTGCCATGGTTCGCAGCCTTTAA
- a CDS encoding peptidase A26 produces MLKRIYAAVLLLVFAQVSYAAWDGSVKIPKTVKTDGVEYYEITSPEELIGFLDSVTTKNMGKPSLRAYLKNDIVFGADTSKLCSKRWVRSGRSEFFEGDFDGKGHTIYGLNAERSLFQIVGQGGGLVHDFNVANSSFGSDTAYMAAAVVTEMQSGLSNVNVINTDVRSGFIAGGVVARMLSPSDAQLAYILSCNMIGGSVKGSTYVGGVVGTAYGRVAGCTNSAKITFVKNEKVGPDYNVFVGGIAGDADARDGISIENCVNRGDIEMVSGSALSYAGGVVGYVLGSVRNLQNYGNVSAKTAFTCDTVSSDWQITLYVGGIAGSKHFHKNETSETRDFVNEGDVTAIVESALDEGTLMVGGIFGENRNNAFRNALNKGAIKAYGTGAYRKVYAGGIIGNASIYTDVRGFEKLGNRGTVSAEGPYRVWSGGVAGYMERRGSSELPALSLSYNYGDITGSVTDDPTEYGVLNVGGILGNAYYTIFSDVYNRGKVIAKGKLNMGNSEVGGLVGFWTYPDSSVKNTYSAAPVVKGDTIGGLFGFTGSYVAPTNAYYDGSLVDIATMGRYYYDGAVCTDCKKTTAELQSDEMLDLLNTAGGTVANRGLWTRRGGYPVFKFDCLYKNDSTYLDIQRYAMPPSQANGDTLVYTISKPEELAAFLEMRRYFENFRYKKVKVELANDIVMGRDSTLLSVRQMSADSGFGTCMSADFNGNNHTIYGLNMSRAMFFCIDSGTVAENFTIANSRFENDWGYSAAGVTVKNSGCVRNVTIRNSFVRGGYSAGGLVADNHNVKAGLILDSKNENTTVISANIAGGIVGQSDGVLQGVRNSGRVYGRLAGGIVGNASPYYTFSSGTGLVSDASNSGMVISSGAASVAGGGIVGYCQLTTVSNVFNTGLVEGSANSGSLSVGGVVGVADSNSTITTIGNWGRVHALTGKQVYAGGLVGRIDGYIYRIPNSDNFAYITPVAYSFNYGPVTVKSALEESYAGGLIGKGKGFTMQTAYNRGSVKNGANIAESVTGGIIATVDSAIIAQTYAFAETLTGKKVAAVTYEATGFDTFNHVLYSSDMGDYPAYNGASADMRDSIVEPLSFEEMIYPSVMQLHPGFKSERYVDKGCLPVFSYDTTSACAITVVKDFFGDSDEPYKVGYIVDVFYTDSTSNPSDSGLTPVLPKPVVSLLQVEVSGRNVAVTGLLENRPVMVFDMRGRMVASARFHGTSVNLMIPKSGRYLVRSGKQSRLIVVR; encoded by the coding sequence ATGCTTAAACGAATCTATGCAGCTGTATTGCTGCTTGTGTTCGCCCAGGTTTCGTATGCAGCCTGGGATGGTTCCGTCAAAATTCCGAAAACGGTCAAGACCGACGGCGTAGAATACTACGAGATCACCTCTCCCGAGGAATTGATCGGTTTTTTGGATTCCGTGACGACGAAGAACATGGGCAAACCAAGCCTCAGGGCTTATTTGAAGAACGATATCGTTTTCGGTGCGGATACGTCGAAGCTTTGTTCCAAGCGGTGGGTGCGTAGTGGGCGTAGCGAGTTCTTCGAAGGTGATTTTGATGGCAAGGGCCACACTATTTACGGCTTGAATGCGGAACGTTCGTTGTTCCAAATCGTGGGTCAGGGGGGTGGCCTCGTTCACGACTTTAATGTGGCGAACAGTTCTTTTGGCAGCGATACGGCCTATATGGCCGCTGCGGTAGTGACTGAAATGCAATCGGGGCTTTCGAACGTAAACGTAATCAATACGGATGTTCGTAGTGGATTTATCGCAGGCGGCGTTGTGGCTCGAATGCTGAGCCCTTCGGATGCTCAATTGGCTTATATCTTGAGCTGCAATATGATTGGTGGTTCCGTTAAAGGTAGCACCTATGTGGGTGGTGTCGTGGGAACGGCTTATGGACGCGTTGCCGGTTGTACCAATTCGGCAAAGATTACTTTTGTAAAGAATGAAAAAGTAGGGCCGGACTACAATGTGTTTGTTGGCGGTATTGCGGGTGATGCCGATGCTCGAGATGGTATATCTATTGAAAATTGCGTTAATCGTGGTGATATCGAAATGGTGTCTGGGTCGGCGCTGTCTTATGCGGGGGGTGTTGTCGGTTATGTGTTGGGCTCTGTGAGGAACCTCCAGAATTACGGAAATGTTTCTGCGAAGACGGCCTTTACTTGCGATACGGTAAGTTCTGATTGGCAAATTACTCTTTATGTCGGTGGTATTGCCGGTAGTAAGCATTTCCATAAAAACGAAACTAGCGAAACCCGCGATTTCGTGAACGAGGGCGATGTGACGGCAATCGTCGAGTCTGCACTTGACGAAGGCACCTTGATGGTGGGTGGAATCTTTGGTGAAAACAGGAATAACGCTTTCCGCAATGCACTGAATAAGGGTGCTATCAAAGCCTATGGTACTGGTGCGTACAGAAAGGTTTATGCCGGCGGTATTATCGGTAATGCCTCGATTTATACGGATGTTCGTGGCTTCGAAAAGTTAGGAAACCGCGGCACAGTCTCTGCTGAAGGCCCATACCGTGTATGGTCGGGTGGCGTTGCCGGTTATATGGAACGTCGTGGATCTTCGGAGTTGCCTGCTTTGTCGTTGTCGTACAACTATGGCGATATTACAGGATCCGTCACGGATGATCCGACTGAATACGGAGTCCTGAATGTGGGTGGTATTCTGGGGAATGCCTATTATACAATTTTTAGCGATGTCTATAACCGAGGTAAAGTGATTGCCAAGGGTAAGCTGAACATGGGCAATAGCGAAGTGGGCGGCCTTGTCGGTTTTTGGACTTATCCCGATTCGTCTGTAAAGAATACCTATAGTGCAGCTCCCGTTGTGAAGGGCGATACCATTGGCGGCCTGTTTGGATTTACGGGATCGTATGTGGCGCCGACGAATGCGTACTATGATGGTTCTCTTGTTGATATTGCGACGATGGGAAGGTATTACTATGATGGTGCCGTTTGCACGGATTGCAAGAAAACGACTGCAGAACTGCAAAGCGACGAAATGCTTGACTTGCTGAATACGGCTGGCGGAACTGTTGCTAATCGCGGCTTGTGGACACGTCGTGGCGGTTATCCGGTTTTCAAGTTCGATTGCCTGTATAAGAATGATTCTACTTATTTAGATATCCAGCGCTATGCGATGCCGCCTTCTCAAGCAAATGGCGATACCTTGGTTTATACCATTTCTAAGCCGGAGGAATTGGCAGCCTTCTTGGAAATGCGCCGTTATTTTGAGAACTTCCGTTATAAGAAAGTAAAGGTGGAACTTGCAAACGATATCGTGATGGGTAGGGACTCTACGCTTTTGTCGGTGCGTCAAATGTCTGCAGATTCAGGCTTTGGCACTTGCATGAGTGCCGACTTTAATGGCAATAACCATACCATTTACGGCCTCAATATGTCGAGAGCGATGTTCTTCTGCATAGATTCTGGCACAGTTGCAGAGAACTTTACGATTGCAAATAGCCGTTTCGAAAATGACTGGGGCTATTCTGCCGCTGGTGTGACTGTGAAAAACAGTGGATGCGTCAGAAATGTAACGATTCGCAATAGCTTTGTTCGCGGAGGATATTCTGCGGGCGGCCTTGTTGCCGATAACCATAATGTGAAAGCGGGTCTTATACTGGATTCCAAAAACGAAAACACGACGGTGATATCGGCAAATATTGCGGGCGGTATCGTGGGACAGTCTGATGGCGTGTTGCAAGGTGTTCGCAATTCTGGCAGGGTGTACGGACGTCTTGCAGGCGGTATTGTGGGTAATGCGTCTCCTTATTATACGTTCTCGAGCGGTACAGGTTTGGTCAGCGATGCATCCAATTCGGGAATGGTTATTTCTTCTGGTGCAGCCTCTGTTGCTGGTGGTGGCATTGTTGGTTATTGTCAGTTGACAACCGTAAGCAATGTGTTTAATACGGGCTTGGTTGAAGGCTCTGCTAATTCGGGCTCCCTTTCGGTGGGTGGCGTTGTTGGCGTGGCAGATTCCAATTCGACCATAACGACAATTGGTAACTGGGGCCGCGTGCATGCCCTGACCGGAAAACAGGTCTACGCGGGCGGCTTAGTGGGACGCATTGATGGATATATCTATCGAATCCCGAATAGTGATAATTTTGCGTATATTACTCCAGTGGCATATAGCTTTAACTATGGTCCCGTGACTGTAAAGAGCGCACTTGAAGAATCCTATGCCGGTGGGCTCATTGGTAAGGGCAAGGGCTTTACAATGCAAACGGCTTATAACAGGGGCAGCGTGAAAAACGGGGCGAATATCGCCGAATCCGTAACGGGTGGTATAATTGCTACAGTGGATTCTGCAATCATTGCGCAGACGTATGCCTTTGCCGAAACCTTGACCGGTAAGAAGGTGGCTGCCGTGACGTACGAGGCTACGGGCTTCGATACGTTCAATCATGTGCTTTATAGCTCGGATATGGGTGACTATCCGGCTTATAATGGCGCTTCGGCGGACATGCGAGATTCGATTGTGGAACCCCTGAGCTTTGAAGAAATGATTTATCCGTCTGTGATGCAGTTGCATCCGGGTTTCAAGAGCGAAAGATATGTTGACAAAGGATGCTTGCCGGTATTCAGTTATGACACGACGAGCGCTTGCGCGATAACGGTGGTTAAGGACTTCTTTGGCGATTCGGATGAACCGTACAAGGTGGGCTATATTGTAGACGTCTTCTACACGGATTCTACTTCGAATCCGAGTGATAGCGGCTTGACTCCTGTGTTGCCGAAGCCGGTGGTTTCGCTGTTGCAGGTGGAAGTCTCTGGCCGTAACGTAGCCGTGACGGGTTTGCTTGAAAATAGGCCTGTGATGGTGTTCGATATGCGCGGCCGCATGGTGGCGTCGGCAAGATTCCATGGGACTTCGGTGAACTTGATGATTCCGAAGTCGGGCCGTTACCTGGTCCGTAGCGGTAAACAGTCTCGTTTGATTGTTGTCCGATAA